In Colletotrichum higginsianum IMI 349063 chromosome 1, whole genome shotgun sequence, one genomic interval encodes:
- a CDS encoding Fungal zn binuclear cluster domain containing protein — MSYQYPPPLPSSDPEMEVSHPGYAPDYGAPAPVPSLMDPGIQDRNLKERKESFSQASLKLKRSMSTPNVRPRQANASDPNQSGLPGDKKRNKLGYHRTSVACGHCRRRKIRCIASPAFGESRCINCIRLKKECSFFPVDQPPLPQTTDPRHRAPSRTPAGSKVTSASSSPAMVAGQSPDVAQRHHFHPDAGSPASGMAPPPVQLSAFENLGPEATMYSDVTASASRVFGFSNQSVAWMSPEVSPSSTTQPNEHNETWKSHTEQSPTTPSFSPYTSQPPPLANWGNPDPNGPGDMGYSSFAPGSSMTYPRGTPLPPQNLIMTQQNRQLGRKSSAMSEDIYPTHIATQFPNMEPHNASLSAGAIPSSGYSSWVPPPFPYATPHEGYEGWTYEESEGH; from the exons ATGTCGTACCAGTACCCTCCGCCCCTGCCTTCTTCTGACCCTGAAATGGAAGTGTCTCATCCTGGTTACGCGCCCGACTATGGCGCGCCGGCCCCCGTTCCATCACTGATGGACCCGGGGATCCAGGACCGGAACCTCAAGGAACGTAAAGAATCCTTCTCACAGGCGAGTCTGAAGTTGAAACGGTCCATGTCCACGCCTAATGTCAGACCGCGACAGGCCAACGCTTCCGATCCAAACCAGTCTGGCCTACCTGGCGACAAGAAGAGAAACAAGCTGGGCTACCACCGAACTTCGGTAGCTTGTG GACACTGTCGTCGACGGAAGATCCGCTGCATAGCATCGCCCGCATTTGGCGAGAGTCGGTGCATCAATTGCATCAGGCTGAAGAAGGAGTGCAGCTTCTTCCCCGTGGATcagccgccgctgccgcagaCGACCGATCCGCGCCATAGAGCGCCATCGCGGACTCCGGCTGGGTCCAAGGTCACTTCTGCGTCGTCTTCCCCTGCCATGGTCGCTGGGCAGTCCCCTGACGTAGCACAACGCCACCACTTCCATCCCGATGCCGGGAGTCCCGCTTCAGGTATGGCGCCGCCTCCTGTACAGCTATCCGCCTTTGAAAACCTCGGTCCTGAGGCTACGA TGTACTCGGATgtgacggcctcggcttccCGTGTCTTTGGGTTTTCGAACCAGTCAGTAGCTTGGATGTCTCCAGAAGTCAGTCCCAGCTCTACAACACAGCCAAACGAACACAACGAAACATGGAAGTCTCACACTGAACAGTCTCCAACCACACCGTCCTTTTCGCCGTACACGTCCCAACCTCCTCCGTTGGCCAACTGGGGAAACCCGGACCCCAACGGGCCTGGCGATATGGGATACTCGTCATTTGCTCCGGGGAGCTCCATGACCTACCCAAGAGGCACGCCCTTACCGCCCCAGAACCTCATAATGACGCAACAGAACCGGCAACTCGGGAGGAAGTCGTCGGCAATGTCAGAGGACATATACCCGACGCATATAGCCACGCAGTTCCCGAACATGGAACCACACAACGCTTCGCTCTCCGCAGGGGCGATTCCGTCTTCTGGTTACAGCTCCTGGGTCCCACCACCCTTCCCATATGCCACACCGCACGAGGGCTACGAGGGATGGACTTACGAGGAAAGCGAAGGACACTAG